In Candidatus Angelobacter sp., one genomic interval encodes:
- a CDS encoding ECF-type sigma factor, which produces MSGTTHLPDVIDSADVRAAEQLLPLVYEELRQLAACKMANEAAGHTLQPTALVHEAWLRLVASGNPRFENRAHFFAAAAEAMRRILIDRARRKRALRHGGGQRRVEIEEADLASPHGDDQLLAMNEALGRLAEAHPLEAEVVKLRYFVGMTNEQAAGALGISERTAKYYWTHARAWLYHEITTAADS; this is translated from the coding sequence ATGAGCGGAACCACGCATTTACCGGACGTGATCGACTCCGCCGATGTGCGGGCGGCCGAGCAATTATTGCCGTTGGTTTACGAGGAGTTGCGCCAGCTCGCGGCGTGCAAGATGGCGAACGAAGCCGCCGGACACACCCTTCAGCCGACGGCGCTGGTGCATGAAGCCTGGTTGCGGCTGGTCGCGAGCGGAAATCCGAGGTTTGAGAACAGGGCCCATTTTTTTGCCGCGGCGGCTGAGGCGATGCGGCGTATTCTCATCGACAGAGCGCGCCGCAAACGTGCCCTGAGGCACGGCGGCGGCCAACGCCGTGTGGAGATTGAGGAAGCGGATCTGGCCTCCCCGCATGGGGACGACCAGCTGCTGGCGATGAATGAGGCGCTCGGCAGACTTGCTGAGGCGCATCCGCTCGAAGCCGAAGTGGTGAAGCTCAGGTATTTTGTGGGGATGACCAATGAACAAGCTGCCGGGGCGTTGGGCATCTCGGAGCGCACGGCGAAGTACTATTGGACTCACGCCCGCGCCTGGCTGTACCACGAGATTACGACTGCCGCCGACAGCTAA
- a CDS encoding WD40 repeat domain-containing protein, translating into PGPGQQDLRGWEWRYLWQFCQSDASFTLCQRTNAIVSVSFSADGSLLAVGTWGSEITVWDIATRSMIFHRQTQPGGTGKLAFARTGNILAYCDAVNQGRYVQLWDSRTRMETHRLPLNEGLRDLAFTQDGRLFTCEWNGSNTVAVWDVKSGSNLARFTARAPAYAMGTVFSATEDGTRFAHVVAGEPRRVRIASTDGSSDSSFPVSDELTTAVALSKNGRTLITGGGYAEGAVKLWDVATGHLAGKLDGHRSWVSCLKLLPDGKTLASASADRTVRLWDLATREPVRTLRGQGGELWSIDVSADGRWLAGGSKDGSVVFWDLSSSTNRPPAYRTLRRAGTWWGASYSPDGKWFVLLQGGKLILYDANTLQPAIEPAFAISNIVSFVLSPDMRLLVAIDTKARSKVLEMPGQRVITNLDVDSHVISAITPVFLSGGRNLLAYGTDHMYRLWDVATWREIRSWEMDADKNFRAVSPETGLIAAANGRGWIQLIPAQDPEHSRQFRGEDRLIGVDLSPDGKTLAAASENGTVELWNTEAATRVALLHGVLLGYHSVAISPDGERVAAGSNGQEAIKIWDLQSHEEVATLSGQGSFFSDLKFSPDGNTISARNWNSVIHFWTAPAWPEIQEAEKKRRSN; encoded by the coding sequence GTCCCGGGCCCGGCCAGCAGGACCTCCGCGGATGGGAATGGCGGTATTTATGGCAGTTCTGTCAGAGCGATGCGTCGTTCACACTTTGTCAGCGCACAAATGCAATCGTCTCGGTCTCCTTTTCGGCCGACGGGTCGTTGCTCGCGGTCGGGACGTGGGGCAGTGAAATCACGGTGTGGGACATCGCCACGCGAAGCATGATTTTCCATCGGCAGACCCAGCCGGGCGGCACCGGCAAGCTCGCCTTCGCCCGCACGGGGAACATTCTGGCATACTGCGACGCCGTGAATCAGGGAAGGTACGTTCAACTCTGGGATAGTCGGACAAGAATGGAGACGCATCGCCTCCCTCTGAACGAAGGTCTCCGTGACCTTGCGTTTACGCAGGACGGACGGCTGTTCACCTGCGAATGGAACGGATCGAATACCGTGGCGGTCTGGGACGTGAAGAGCGGCTCGAATTTGGCCCGCTTCACTGCCAGGGCTCCGGCGTACGCGATGGGCACCGTGTTCAGCGCCACGGAAGATGGAACCCGCTTCGCTCACGTCGTGGCCGGAGAGCCGCGCAGGGTAAGGATAGCCAGCACTGATGGGTCGTCCGATTCGAGTTTTCCGGTCAGTGACGAGCTCACCACGGCGGTGGCACTCTCGAAGAACGGCCGGACCCTGATCACCGGAGGTGGGTACGCCGAGGGCGCCGTCAAACTCTGGGACGTCGCCACCGGGCATCTGGCTGGCAAACTGGACGGGCATCGGAGCTGGGTCAGCTGTCTGAAGTTGCTGCCCGACGGGAAAACACTGGCTTCGGCAAGCGCGGATCGGACCGTTCGGCTGTGGGACCTGGCGACTCGTGAGCCGGTCCGAACGCTTCGCGGTCAGGGTGGGGAATTGTGGTCGATAGACGTTTCGGCAGACGGCCGATGGCTGGCCGGCGGTTCCAAGGACGGCTCAGTTGTATTCTGGGATCTCAGCTCTTCGACCAATCGTCCGCCGGCTTATCGCACCCTGCGGCGAGCCGGCACATGGTGGGGGGCTTCGTACTCGCCGGATGGGAAATGGTTTGTCCTTCTTCAAGGAGGGAAGTTGATCCTCTACGACGCAAATACGCTTCAACCCGCCATCGAACCGGCCTTTGCAATTTCGAACATCGTTAGCTTTGTCCTTTCGCCTGATATGCGCCTGCTTGTTGCAATCGATACCAAAGCGCGTTCAAAGGTATTGGAGATGCCCGGCCAGCGTGTGATCACAAACCTGGACGTTGATTCCCATGTCATTTCCGCCATTACCCCGGTGTTTCTGTCGGGCGGCAGGAATCTGCTCGCCTACGGCACAGACCACATGTACCGACTATGGGACGTCGCAACCTGGAGGGAGATACGTTCCTGGGAGATGGATGCAGACAAAAACTTCCGGGCGGTTTCTCCAGAAACAGGGCTGATCGCCGCAGCCAACGGCAGAGGATGGATTCAACTGATTCCTGCGCAAGATCCGGAACACAGCCGCCAGTTTAGAGGCGAGGACCGCCTCATCGGCGTGGACCTCTCGCCTGACGGCAAAACACTGGCCGCGGCGAGCGAGAATGGAACAGTGGAACTTTGGAACACGGAAGCCGCAACGCGTGTCGCGCTCCTGCACGGGGTCCTGCTGGGCTACCACTCTGTGGCCATTTCGCCCGATGGCGAACGCGTGGCGGCAGGCAGCAACGGCCAGGAGGCGATCAAGATATGGGACCTCCAGTCGCACGAAGAAGTCGCCACGCTTTCAGGCCAGGGCTCATTCTTTTCGGACCTGAAATTCTCTCCGGACGGGAACACAATCTCGGCGCGCAACTGGAACAGTGTGATTCATTTCTGGACCGCGCCGGCCTGGCCGGAGATACAGGAGGCGGAGAAAAAACGAAGGAGCAACTGA
- a CDS encoding di-heme oxidoredictase family protein codes for MNQRLVKRATNHGRCAGVIGLAFLATIANAQLIDKTLAPNVANEGIAKSLADETGAGRGDIHTPGSSAFIIARDPFRSIRRGRQLFQRKFTVEQGVGPRVQDGKGDVNTVLAIGAGLADSCAACHGRPRGAAGFGGDVATRPDSRDASHLFGLGLKEMLADEITADLRRQRAQGIATAASSHQPVTVLLSSKGISYGSLVAKPEGSVDTTNVRGVDADLRVRPFFAHGGKISIREFIVGALNDEMGLQAVDPELAAAKAGGRFVTPSGMVLDGSTDQIEAPPASDPDADPDGDGVKNEIPTSLVDHLEFYLLNYFKPATYEQTRRVIKGQRAFNQIGCARCHIPDLLIQHDRRVADVETVFNPAKGNFNGLFATINPLFNSTDDNSGFPAVKSPKGGSFLVKNIFTDFKRHDLGPNFYERNYDGTTRKEFLTTPLWGVGSSAPYGHDGRSINLTEVILRHGGEAQHEASMFDRIDDDDRGALLEFLQSLVLFPPDDTASNLNPGNRSDPNFPQAGHGSITLSVLFNDPSDPE; via the coding sequence ATGAACCAGCGATTGGTGAAGCGAGCGACCAACCACGGCCGGTGCGCAGGGGTTATCGGGCTTGCGTTTCTCGCGACGATTGCAAACGCGCAGCTGATTGACAAAACGCTGGCGCCTAACGTCGCCAACGAGGGCATCGCCAAATCGCTCGCCGACGAGACCGGCGCGGGCCGCGGCGACATCCATACACCAGGATCCTCCGCGTTCATCATTGCGCGTGATCCGTTCCGCTCCATCCGGCGTGGACGACAGTTGTTCCAGCGCAAATTTACCGTCGAGCAGGGTGTCGGCCCGCGTGTGCAGGATGGCAAGGGCGACGTGAACACTGTCCTCGCGATTGGCGCCGGGCTGGCGGACAGTTGCGCCGCCTGCCACGGCCGACCGCGCGGCGCGGCGGGTTTTGGCGGCGACGTGGCCACGCGCCCGGACAGTCGCGACGCGTCGCATCTGTTCGGTCTCGGCCTGAAGGAAATGCTCGCGGATGAAATCACCGCTGACCTGCGGCGCCAGCGCGCTCAGGGAATTGCCACGGCGGCGAGTTCCCACCAACCGGTGACGGTCCTGTTGTCCAGCAAGGGCATCAGTTACGGCTCGCTTGTCGCCAAACCCGAAGGTTCCGTGGACACGACCAACGTGCGCGGCGTTGACGCCGATCTGCGCGTCCGTCCGTTCTTCGCGCACGGCGGAAAGATTTCCATCCGCGAGTTCATCGTTGGCGCGCTCAACGACGAGATGGGCCTGCAGGCTGTTGATCCCGAACTGGCCGCGGCGAAAGCCGGCGGGCGCTTCGTCACTCCATCCGGCATGGTGCTGGACGGTTCGACCGATCAGATCGAGGCGCCGCCCGCGTCTGATCCTGACGCCGATCCTGATGGTGACGGTGTGAAAAATGAAATTCCGACGAGTCTGGTGGATCACCTTGAGTTCTACCTTTTGAACTACTTCAAGCCGGCGACCTACGAACAGACACGGAGGGTGATCAAAGGCCAGCGAGCGTTCAACCAGATCGGCTGTGCGCGCTGCCACATCCCCGACCTGCTCATCCAACACGACCGCCGGGTGGCTGACGTGGAGACGGTCTTCAACCCGGCGAAGGGCAACTTCAACGGCCTTTTCGCCACGATCAACCCGCTGTTCAACAGCACCGATGATAATTCCGGATTTCCCGCGGTGAAGTCGCCGAAAGGCGGATCGTTCCTTGTGAAAAATATTTTCACGGACTTCAAGCGGCACGATCTCGGGCCGAATTTTTACGAGCGGAATTACGATGGCACGACGCGCAAGGAATTCCTCACCACGCCGCTGTGGGGTGTCGGCAGCAGCGCTCCCTATGGCCACGACGGTCGCAGCATCAACCTGACGGAAGTCATCCTGAGACACGGCGGCGAGGCGCAGCACGAGGCGTCGATGTTCGACCGGATCGACGACGACGACCGCGGTGCGCTGCTGGAGTTTTTGCAATCGCTTGTGCTGTTCCCGCCGGATGACACGGCCTCGAACCTGAATCCTGGCAACAGAAGCGATCCGAACTTTCCGCAGGCGGGTCACGGCAGCATCACGCTGTCGGTGCTGTTCAACGATCCAAGCGATCCGGAATAA
- a CDS encoding NAD(P)/FAD-dependent oxidoreductase, producing MRSRRVIVVGGGAAGFFAAITCAEAMPEAEVTVLEKGPQFLTKVRISGGGRCNVTYACFDAREFTTRYPRGEQELIGPFQRFDAGDTVTWFESRDVRLKVESDGRMFPTTDSSQTIIDCLLRAAKAANVKLLLNRGVGSVVRHENGEFELGLTNGESMSCHRLLLATGGCRAASAGHLAVSLGHTLEAPVPSLFTFHISVPWLRGLAGISVASVEASVPGTRLRERGPLLVTHWGLSGPVILRLSAWGARQFHHLDYHFTLHVNWLPDLAEQEIAGQFRGLRDREPARLVVNTPLPALPARLWEQLVLVAGVKRDTRWAALTRAAQHRLVEQLFRTEFQVSGKSLNKDEFVTCGGVRLSEVDFATMESRTCPGLYFAGELLDIDGITGGFNFQAAWTTGWIAGQAMGGENGH from the coding sequence ATGCGTTCTCGGCGGGTCATTGTCGTTGGCGGCGGAGCAGCGGGTTTCTTCGCTGCCATCACGTGCGCCGAAGCGATGCCGGAAGCCGAGGTCACGGTGTTGGAGAAGGGACCGCAGTTCCTGACCAAGGTCCGTATCTCGGGTGGCGGGCGCTGCAATGTGACTTACGCGTGTTTCGATGCGCGCGAGTTTACGACGCGCTATCCACGTGGCGAACAGGAGTTGATCGGGCCATTCCAACGTTTTGACGCGGGCGATACCGTCACCTGGTTTGAATCCCGCGACGTAAGGCTGAAGGTCGAGAGCGATGGACGGATGTTTCCCACGACCGATTCATCGCAGACCATCATTGACTGTCTCTTGCGCGCGGCCAAGGCCGCGAACGTGAAGTTATTGTTGAACCGCGGCGTGGGAAGCGTGGTCCGGCATGAGAACGGCGAATTTGAACTGGGCCTGACGAACGGCGAATCGATGTCGTGCCACCGCTTGCTCCTGGCCACCGGCGGGTGCCGCGCCGCATCGGCAGGGCACCTTGCAGTGTCGCTTGGACATACCCTGGAGGCGCCGGTGCCGTCGTTGTTCACGTTTCATATCAGTGTCCCGTGGCTGCGGGGGCTGGCGGGCATTTCGGTCGCGTCGGTGGAAGCTTCCGTCCCCGGAACGCGATTGCGGGAGCGGGGACCTCTTCTGGTGACGCATTGGGGTTTGAGCGGACCGGTGATCCTTCGGTTGTCGGCATGGGGCGCACGGCAATTCCATCACCTTGATTATCACTTCACGCTTCACGTCAACTGGCTGCCGGACCTCGCCGAACAGGAAATCGCCGGACAATTTCGTGGCTTGCGCGATCGCGAGCCCGCGCGACTTGTCGTGAACACGCCGCTGCCAGCGCTTCCGGCGCGGCTTTGGGAGCAACTCGTTCTCGTCGCCGGCGTCAAGCGCGACACGCGGTGGGCCGCGCTCACGCGCGCGGCGCAACACCGCCTAGTCGAGCAGTTGTTCAGGACCGAATTTCAGGTTTCGGGCAAGAGCCTGAACAAGGACGAATTCGTCACCTGCGGCGGCGTGCGTTTGAGCGAAGTTGACTTCGCGACCATGGAAAGCCGGACCTGCCCCGGCCTGTATTTTGCGGGCGAATTGCTCGATATTGACGGCATCACCGGTGGATTCAATTTTCAAGCGGCCTGGACGACCGGGTGGATTGCCGGTCAGGCGATGGGCGGCGAAAACGGGCACTGA